In Setaria italica strain Yugu1 chromosome I, Setaria_italica_v2.0, whole genome shotgun sequence, the genomic window GGTGAGGCCGTGATGGAGCTCgcgccggcgaggtcgcggGACGGCGCTGACGGGAGGTCTCGGTTGAGTGGGTCGCTAGGGCGCCACCGCGCCTCTGTGTTCTATCAGGAACGAGAGGGAGGACCGAGAGGAGACCGAGTCGAGCGTGGCTAGGCTCTGTTCCGaaggggaggaggtggggaaATGATTCCAGGACCGTGAGTAGAAGGGGGGGAGACCGAACCAAGCCTGTTTCCATTTCGAGTCAGATCTAACCGAACAGCGAATCTAAGCCATACTTGACTCTGTTCCGTGCCGTTCCAATCCGCGTGGATTGGGCTGCATACCGGCCGAACCGAGCGCGCCCTAATTGGGCATTGGCACATGGCTTCATTTGCGTATCATTGCCGTATCTTGCTATATTTTAACAGTAGCACAAACGTCAAAGACAACTTCTTTGACATCTGAATGTGATTGCCTAAATTTACATATATACTCTTAAAAGGTCACAGCAAATATTGATTATTGATGAGATTAACGGTCTTATACTCCTAGTAAGTCCTAACtagcaagttttttttttgcggtaCATAAGTAGCAAGTTTATCACTGTTGGATATTAACACTGAAGTTGGTTGATGAGTTAGCACTGTAAGTAGACAATCTACTTAACAGTTGCAAATTTCTGACATGGTGGTCCACCTACAGACCTCCATGCCTCAACGATGCTGTACAGTAGTAGAGTCTACCTCTCGAAGACCCGGTCAGATCCAGGTCAGCCGGCCAAGCTGTCGTGGCGCGGCTGACGCGTATCTGGTTCTCCAAGCAAccgaaagaaaaaggaaagaacccGGATTCCCCATCCGGTCGTCGTCGGGTCCCGCCCCGGCGCGTGGGCCCACAAGACCCCGCGTCGGTGACCCCAACGATCCATCACCACCGTGGATCGAACGGCTCTGATCCCTTCCTATGCTCCCCGCCGCCTTTTCTCTATAAAATCAAATCAGAAAACCGCCTGCCCCCTCAACCCGACGAAGCTTAGCTGCAGCGCACAAACCTTTCGCGACCAAATTCCCCACCCCTTCCCTACCCTGCCCCCGATCAATCCACGCTAGGGTTTCCTCTCGGCTCTCGCCTCCCGCGATGCCGAAGAACAAGGGGAAGGGAGGCAAGAACCGGAAGCGGGGCAAGAACGAGGCGGACGACGAGAAGCGGGAGCTGGTGTTCAAGGAGGACGGGCAGGAGTACGCGCAGGTGACGCGGATGCTGGGCAACGGCCGCTGCGAGGCGCTCTGCATCGACGGCACCAAGCGCCTCTGCCACATCCGGGGCAAGATGCACAAGAAGGTGTGGATCGCGGCGGGGGACATCGTCCTCGTCGGCCTCCGCGACTACCAGGACGACAAGGCCGACGTCATCCTCAAGTACATGAACGACGAGGCCCGACTGCTCAAGGCCTACGGCGAGATCCCCGACAACGTCAGGCTCAACGAGGGCGTCGTCGACGAGGAGGACACCGGCGCGCAGGACGACTACATACAGTTCGAGGACGAGGACATCGACAAGATCTGACCGATGGTGCCGGCCGTGGCAATCGATCGGTACGCAACCAACCAAACCAACAGTGACTGCTACTCTGTTTC contains:
- the LOC101764367 gene encoding eukaryotic translation initiation factor 1A produces the protein MPKNKGKGGKNRKRGKNEADDEKRELVFKEDGQEYAQVTRMLGNGRCEALCIDGTKRLCHIRGKMHKKVWIAAGDIVLVGLRDYQDDKADVILKYMNDEARLLKAYGEIPDNVRLNEGVVDEEDTGAQDDYIQFEDEDIDKI